From the genome of Candidatus Manganitrophaceae bacterium:
ATCGTTGCGACGACGAGGCGTAGCCAAAGGCTACGGCGAGGAGGCGCAACGCTGTAATGCGCCTCGCATCGGCGGTCCAGCGACGGGAGAGGATTTGTTCACAACCTCGATGAGGTAAGCGGTCGATCTTTCGTGAGAGAGGGGACCGCTCACCGAAGGCTACTGTGAGAGATACGAAAGCTGCTCAGCAGCTTTTTTTATTTTCAGTCGGAATAGAAAGGGTTTAATTGCAAGGGAAAGAAAAAGTCATTTTGGCGACGAACGACGACGGCGTTCACTCGCCGGGGTTGATTCAATTGGCAGAGGCGCTTCGAGAGGTCGGAAAGGTGATCGTGATCGCGCCCGATCGAGAGCGGAGTGCGGCGGGCCACGCGCTCACCCTTCACAAGCCGCTTCGCGCCGATGAGATCCGTCCGGGGGTCTTCAGCGTCAACGGCACCCCGACCGACTGTGTTAACCTCGGCGTTCTTTATTTGATGAAAGAGTCGCGTCCCGACCTGATCGTCTCGGGGATCAATAAAGGGGGGAATCTCGGGGACGATGTGACCTACTCCGGGACCGTCTCGGCGGCGATGGAGGGGACGCTGTTGGGGGTTCCTTCGATCGCGTTTTCCCAGCTGGGGGAGGGCCATTTTCATTTTGAGGCGGCGGCCCGATTCGCCGTCGGCTTATCGCGATTGGTCTTGGAAAAAGGGCTCTCGAAAGAGGTCTTCCTTAATGTGAACGTTCCAACGCTGAGCCCCGCCGAGATCAAGGGGGTCCGGATCACCACGCTCGGAAAGCGGGTCTTCAACGACAGCACGATCATTGCAAACACCGACCCCCGCGGCAGGAGATACTTTTGGATCGGGCTGAACGGCATGACCTGGGAGCAGCGGAAGAACACCGACCAGCAGGCGGTCGAACAGGGAGAGATTTCGGTGACCCCGCTTCATCTCGATCTCACCCATCATGAAACCATTGAACGGCTGAGCTCCTGGAGAGAGCAGCTCTCCGCGGAGATAAAGAATCGATGAATCATTACGAGACCGCCCGCCGCCGGATGGTGGAAGACCAGCTGGTCGCGCGGGGAATTAAAGATGAGCGGGTCCTGGCCGCGATGCGTAAAGTCCCACGCCATCTTTTTGTCGAGGAGGCATTCCGCGACCGGGCCTACGGGGACCATGCCCTTCCGATCGGAGACAAACAGACGATCTCCCAGCCCTATATGGTCGGCCTGATGTCGGAAGCGTTGGGGCTGAAGGGAACCGAGAAGGTTCTGGAGATCGGAACCGGCTCCGGCTATCAAACGGCGGTCCTGGCCGAGCTGTCGGCGCGGGTCTGCTCGATCGAGCGAATCCAGTTTTTTGTCTCACGGGCCTGGAAGATCTTGGGGGAGCTCGGCTACCGGAACACGGTGATTCATCTGGCCGACGGCTCCTACGGTTGGAAGGATGAGGCGCCGTTTGATGCAATCTTGGTGGCGGCCGGCGCTCCTCAAATTCCA
Proteins encoded in this window:
- the surE gene encoding 5'/3'-nucleotidase SurE, with amino-acid sequence MLATNDDGVHSPGLIQLAEALREVGKVIVIAPDRERSAAGHALTLHKPLRADEIRPGVFSVNGTPTDCVNLGVLYLMKESRPDLIVSGINKGGNLGDDVTYSGTVSAAMEGTLLGVPSIAFSQLGEGHFHFEAAARFAVGLSRLVLEKGLSKEVFLNVNVPTLSPAEIKGVRITTLGKRVFNDSTIIANTDPRGRRYFWIGLNGMTWEQRKNTDQQAVEQGEISVTPLHLDLTHHETIERLSSWREQLSAEIKNR
- a CDS encoding protein-L-isoaspartate(D-aspartate) O-methyltransferase — protein: MNHYETARRRMVEDQLVARGIKDERVLAAMRKVPRHLFVEEAFRDRAYGDHALPIGDKQTISQPYMVGLMSEALGLKGTEKVLEIGTGSGYQTAVLAELSARVCSIERIQFFVSRAWKILGELGYRNTVIHLADGSYGWKDEAPFDAILVAAGAPQIPPILLDQLKVGGRMIVPVGERASQILKKIIKEEKGVTSASVTSCLFVPLLGASGWEKEEEGRGDGF